One Gloeothece verrucosa PCC 7822 DNA window includes the following coding sequences:
- a CDS encoding ABC exporter membrane fusion protein translates to MVETSFVKTKISRSRVFRISIVAVVASSAITLAIVYHRSLLGTSKPVPSTATEIKLATPDQAVAALGRLEPQGEVINLSAPAFNEGTRVDQLLVKMGDQVKAKQIIAILDNRDRLEAALRKAKSQVKVAQANLAKIKAGAKIGAINAQKATIERIQAELEGQMNSQQATVEQIAAELNNAQTECGRYQSLYGDGAISASDRDNMCVKEASLQEQLASAQANRDRTKATLNQQLAEAKASLAEIAEVRPVDVAIAQAQLEDAIAAEKEAQANLDLAYVRSPQAGQVLKIHTYAGERVGDKGIVELGNTAQMYAIAEVYETDISQVHIGQRSQITGAGFKGKLLGTVDEVGLQIGKKDVLGTDPAADADARVVEVKIRLDPASSQQVKGLTNLQINVVIDTSSSKPL, encoded by the coding sequence ATGGTGGAAACATCATTTGTCAAAACAAAGATATCTCGCTCAAGAGTATTCAGGATAAGTATAGTAGCGGTCGTAGCTTCATCAGCCATTACCCTTGCCATTGTCTACCATCGGTCATTGCTGGGCACCTCAAAGCCAGTCCCCTCAACCGCCACAGAGATAAAACTGGCCACCCCAGATCAGGCCGTGGCGGCTTTAGGACGTTTAGAACCTCAAGGAGAAGTGATTAATTTGTCGGCCCCGGCTTTTAATGAAGGCACTAGAGTGGACCAACTGTTAGTAAAAATGGGGGATCAGGTAAAAGCCAAACAAATTATTGCCATACTCGATAACCGAGATCGCCTAGAAGCGGCTCTAAGGAAAGCTAAAAGTCAGGTGAAGGTTGCCCAAGCCAATCTAGCTAAAATTAAAGCCGGAGCCAAAATAGGAGCTATTAACGCCCAAAAAGCCACCATAGAACGCATCCAAGCCGAACTAGAAGGACAAATGAATAGCCAACAGGCCACTGTAGAACAGATAGCGGCAGAACTCAACAATGCTCAAACCGAATGCGGACGTTATCAAAGTCTTTATGGAGATGGGGCTATCTCGGCCTCAGATCGGGATAATATGTGTGTTAAAGAAGCATCTTTGCAAGAACAGTTAGCCAGTGCCCAAGCCAACCGTGATCGCACAAAAGCCACTCTCAACCAACAGTTAGCCGAAGCTAAAGCCAGTTTAGCAGAAATCGCAGAAGTTCGACCGGTGGATGTAGCCATAGCACAAGCTCAATTAGAAGATGCCATAGCCGCCGAAAAAGAAGCACAAGCTAACTTAGACTTAGCTTATGTGCGTAGTCCTCAAGCCGGACAGGTCCTCAAAATTCATACTTATGCAGGAGAAAGGGTAGGAGACAAAGGCATTGTCGAACTGGGAAATACCGCTCAGATGTATGCTATAGCAGAAGTTTATGAAACCGATATTAGCCAAGTTCATATTGGACAACGCAGCCAAATTACAGGCGCAGGGTTTAAAGGAAAATTGTTAGGAACAGTGGATGAAGTGGGCTTACAAATTGGGAAAAAAGATGTCTTAGGAACTGATCCGGCGGCTGATGCCGATGCGCGAGTGGTAGAAGTAAAAATTCGCCTTGATCCGGCCTCGAGTCAACAAGTGAAAGGATTAACTAATTTACAGATCAATGTGGTCATTGATACCTCATCCTCAAAACCCCTTTAA
- a CDS encoding DUF1702 family protein: MLIKPRNRGRLNLFSFRNADSKRLIETTLRHPWEWLRKQLFSLSPEEATFKRRGFYASVAEIQEHLETIGCTFVEGYQAVINDENPEIFLGKLKASEAELAGFAFEGAAMALFLLDQLTPWRGDRFLEFVGGPGNPYIYMSYVGAGWGLARLQWRLKPYLHQLSCGASVGQFPDPLLGWLAIDGYGFHQGYFQGRKYIETLAFPSELSAWSYALKVFDQGLGRSLWFVQGADVARIAQKIQQFPPYRRADLWSGVGLACTYAGGVDRASIEQLRRLAAAYLPQIAQGAAFAAKTRIRAGNMTENTEMCCQVLCGMSAEPAATITDLSLIGLSSQATTPAYEIWRQRIQNHFAIT, encoded by the coding sequence ATGCTAATCAAACCCAGAAATAGGGGTCGGTTAAATCTTTTCAGTTTTAGAAATGCCGACTCTAAAAGATTAATTGAAACAACTCTCAGGCATCCTTGGGAGTGGTTAAGGAAACAGTTATTTAGTCTCTCCCCAGAAGAAGCAACCTTTAAGCGGCGCGGATTTTACGCCAGTGTTGCCGAAATTCAAGAGCATTTAGAAACAATTGGCTGTACTTTTGTAGAGGGATATCAAGCGGTTATCAACGATGAAAATCCTGAAATTTTTCTGGGCAAACTAAAAGCGAGCGAAGCTGAATTAGCAGGATTTGCCTTTGAAGGGGCGGCAATGGCATTATTCCTACTCGATCAATTAACACCTTGGAGGGGGGATCGCTTTCTTGAGTTTGTCGGCGGCCCAGGAAACCCTTATATTTACATGAGCTATGTCGGGGCAGGGTGGGGGTTAGCAAGACTGCAATGGAGATTAAAACCCTATTTGCATCAACTCTCTTGTGGTGCATCAGTCGGGCAATTTCCGGATCCCCTATTGGGTTGGTTAGCTATTGATGGATATGGCTTTCATCAGGGATACTTCCAAGGGCGCAAGTATATTGAAACTCTTGCCTTTCCCTCAGAACTATCGGCTTGGAGTTATGCCTTAAAGGTTTTCGATCAAGGGTTAGGGCGCAGTTTATGGTTTGTCCAAGGAGCAGATGTTGCCCGTATAGCCCAAAAAATCCAGCAATTTCCGCCTTATAGACGGGCCGATCTCTGGAGTGGTGTGGGGTTAGCTTGCACTTATGCCGGGGGAGTAGATCGCGCTTCCATAGAACAGTTAAGAAGACTAGCGGCAGCCTATTTACCTCAAATCGCTCAAGGGGCAGCCTTTGCGGCTAAAACTCGCATCAGAGCCGGCAACATGACAGAAAATACCGAAATGTGTTGTCAGGTATTATGTGGAATGTCTGCCGAACCAGCCGCAACCATTACAGACTTATCCTTAATTGGGTTATCGAGTCAAGCAACCACTCCCGCCTACGAAATTTGGCGGCAACGCATCCAAAATCATTTTGCAATAACATAG
- a CDS encoding CRTAC1 family protein: protein MSILVSIWRQSLKKLVAITIIISLFFLSRMPSLSATETEAIAARFQFTRLRLPELTGYSYQRERSVHPSLERHSGWISAVGASIALNDLDGDGLPNDSCYVDTRIDRVIVAPVPGTAKRYQAFPLEVHSLPYDPNTMAPMGCLPGDLNEDGAMDLLVYYWGRTPVAFLQSKTGKIGDYIAQEIVDTGEKWYTDAATFADLDGDGHHDLIVGNYFQDNAAILNVNGTGIEQMQDSMTRAFNGGTNRLFLWSGATSGDKPTVQYQEAKGVLEDKIAQGWTLAVGAADLDGDLLPEIYFANDFGPDRLLHNRSTAGKLQFALLEGQKGLTTPNSKVLGHDSFKGMGVDFGDVNHDGLLDIYVSNIAAEYALEESHFLFTSTGKVELMQKGIAPYVDRSEPLGVSRSGWGWETKFGDFDNDGELEALQATGFRQGTVNRWPELHELALGNDQLLKWPGSWFEFKDGDDLSGHQHNPFFVRGKDGRYYDFAVALGLDDPFVTRGIATADVDGDGDLDFAIANQWDSSYFYRNDSQNAGAFLGLKLLRTVSPAIGATATVYLPDGRQLVAQVDGGNGHSGARSPELHFGLGKLSKNTQLTVKVQWRDHSGNLHTSSLLLSPGWHTLQLGEMAKTASSLG from the coding sequence ATGAGTATTTTAGTAAGTATCTGGAGACAGTCCCTAAAAAAATTAGTCGCTATCACTATTATCATCAGTTTATTTTTCTTGAGTCGGATGCCGAGTCTATCGGCCACAGAAACCGAAGCGATCGCGGCTCGATTTCAATTTACCCGTCTTCGCTTGCCAGAATTGACGGGATATTCTTATCAGAGAGAACGCTCAGTTCATCCGAGTTTAGAGCGTCACTCAGGCTGGATTTCAGCCGTCGGAGCTTCCATTGCCTTAAATGATCTTGATGGCGATGGATTGCCTAATGATAGCTGTTATGTGGATACTCGCATTGATCGGGTTATTGTTGCTCCGGTACCGGGTACCGCTAAGCGTTATCAAGCCTTTCCCTTAGAAGTCCATAGTCTGCCTTATGATCCTAATACAATGGCTCCTATGGGCTGTTTACCTGGGGATTTAAACGAAGATGGAGCAATGGATCTGTTGGTGTATTACTGGGGACGCACTCCGGTCGCCTTTTTACAGTCGAAAACGGGTAAAATCGGCGATTATATTGCACAGGAAATCGTTGACACTGGGGAAAAGTGGTACACGGATGCGGCGACTTTTGCGGACTTAGATGGAGATGGACATCACGATCTGATTGTGGGCAATTATTTTCAAGACAACGCCGCCATTTTAAACGTCAATGGCACTGGAATAGAGCAAATGCAGGATTCTATGACTCGGGCGTTTAATGGGGGAACAAATCGCCTTTTCCTCTGGAGTGGAGCCACATCTGGAGATAAGCCAACGGTACAGTATCAGGAGGCAAAAGGAGTCTTAGAGGATAAAATTGCTCAGGGGTGGACCTTGGCAGTAGGAGCGGCTGATCTCGATGGGGATCTATTGCCTGAGATTTATTTTGCCAATGATTTTGGACCTGATCGCCTATTACATAATCGTTCAACTGCCGGAAAGCTTCAATTTGCTCTGTTAGAGGGGCAAAAAGGCTTAACGACTCCGAATTCTAAGGTATTGGGGCATGATTCTTTTAAAGGCATGGGGGTAGACTTCGGCGATGTGAATCATGATGGGTTGCTGGATATCTATGTCAGTAACATAGCGGCTGAGTATGCCTTAGAAGAGAGTCATTTTCTCTTTACCAGTACCGGTAAGGTGGAACTGATGCAAAAAGGAATTGCTCCTTATGTTGACCGTAGTGAGCCTTTAGGGGTTTCTCGCAGTGGTTGGGGATGGGAGACTAAGTTTGGCGATTTTGATAATGATGGGGAATTAGAAGCCCTACAGGCGACCGGTTTTCGTCAAGGAACGGTGAACCGATGGCCCGAGTTGCATGAATTGGCCCTAGGAAATGACCAATTGTTGAAATGGCCTGGGAGTTGGTTTGAGTTTAAAGACGGAGATGATTTAAGCGGACACCAGCATAATCCTTTCTTTGTGCGGGGGAAAGATGGGCGCTATTATGATTTTGCTGTGGCCCTAGGGTTAGATGATCCTTTTGTCACTCGCGGCATTGCTACAGCCGATGTCGATGGCGATGGAGATTTAGATTTTGCCATTGCTAATCAATGGGATAGCTCCTATTTTTATCGCAATGATAGTCAGAATGCGGGAGCCTTTTTAGGGTTAAAGCTTTTACGAACGGTGTCTCCTGCTATTGGTGCGACGGCGACAGTTTATTTGCCGGATGGACGACAATTAGTCGCTCAAGTTGATGGGGGAAATGGACATTCTGGTGCGAGAAGTCCTGAGTTGCATTTTGGCTTAGGGAAGCTGAGTAAAAATACTCAATTAACAGTGAAAGTGCAGTGGCGCGATCACTCAGGAAATCTTCATACCTCAAGTTTGTTGTTATCACCGGGATGGCATACGCTGCAACTGGGTGAGATGGCAAAAACCGCTTCTAGTCTCGGCTAG
- a CDS encoding PEP-CTERM sorting domain-containing protein, with translation MNYLMPNKLGILSALGLSAIAFLGIPNSAKAANINKGTDYLHTFSGGTKYDFGTVEVDGKSYKIGLVDLIGNTVGPGKTDTKIKRVEDAIFDDNNDGILERTSVTIPLEITLLSLKSEKSVKIDGQLFNVFINLSKDKVSAGTMTITHNAISWYGHQTFDDSQDNDGRFTSDFTVNFDAVFKAVNSNLELTVSNSLRLINSGADWSHNVSRDDQVVRGELGNGEVNCHIPKGQFCHPGDFFPGPAGHTKADGSPYGHSTRVAATPEPLTILGSAAALGFGTFFKRKGSKLK, from the coding sequence ATGAATTATTTAATGCCCAATAAGTTAGGCATTTTAAGCGCTCTCGGATTAAGTGCTATAGCATTTTTAGGAATTCCCAATTCTGCCAAAGCCGCCAATATTAATAAAGGGACTGATTATCTTCATACTTTCAGTGGCGGGACTAAATACGATTTCGGTACGGTTGAGGTAGATGGGAAGTCATACAAGATTGGTTTAGTAGACTTGATAGGTAACACTGTCGGGCCAGGTAAGACAGATACCAAAATCAAGCGTGTAGAGGATGCTATTTTTGATGATAATAACGATGGAATTTTAGAAAGAACATCTGTGACAATTCCCCTCGAAATAACCCTGCTCTCTCTCAAAAGCGAAAAATCAGTAAAGATTGATGGTCAATTGTTTAATGTCTTTATTAATCTCTCAAAAGATAAAGTGTCAGCAGGAACAATGACTATTACTCATAACGCTATCTCATGGTATGGCCATCAAACTTTTGATGATAGTCAGGATAATGATGGAAGATTTACCTCTGATTTTACAGTTAATTTTGATGCGGTCTTCAAGGCGGTAAATAGCAATTTAGAATTGACCGTTTCCAATTCTCTTCGACTTATCAATTCGGGGGCAGATTGGTCTCATAATGTCTCTCGTGATGATCAAGTAGTACGGGGCGAACTTGGAAATGGAGAAGTCAATTGTCATATTCCTAAAGGTCAATTCTGTCATCCTGGTGATTTCTTCCCTGGACCTGCTGGACACACTAAAGCAGACGGGAGTCCTTATGGTCATTCCACCAGAGTAGCCGCTACCCCCGAACCCTTGACAATTCTCGGTTCAGCCGCCGCTTTAGGGTTTGGGACTTTCTTCAAACGCAAAGGTTCTAAGCTTAAATAA
- a CDS encoding type I polyketide synthase, with protein MMLVNTSQASTVIAIVGMACLYPDARSPQELWENVLSQRRAFRQIPKIRLSLEDYFNSDRSSADTIYSSQAAVLEGYEFDRLKFKVVGETFRAADLVHWLALDIADRALADAGFVEGKNLPKETTGVLLGNTLTGEFSRANTLRLRWPYVRRVVEAQLLKQGLSAQERQDFLRDLEIKYKEPFSEIGAESLAGNLSNTIAGRICNYFDLKGGGYVLDGACSSSLLAVANACSALSVGDLDVALAGGVDLSLDPFELVGFAKAGALAQQEMRVYDAKSEGFIPGEGCGFMVLMRYEDALAQNCRIYSLIRGWGISSDGHGGITRPEVDGQLLALQRAYHKAGFGADTVAYFEGHGTGTAVGDATELQVLSQIRKRNAVLPAVVGSIKANIGHTKAAAGIAGLIKATLALHSQMIPPTSGSQIPHPLLTENPAVKTLQEGQLWPSSQPLRAGVSAMGFGGINTHIVLEGLASVPRTRVTPRESQLIAAPQDAELLLLSAQTLEQLQEQVRHLLTIAPQLSHAEVGDLAAQLAKTLDPSLPLRAAMIASNPQELTDHLEKISSLEQLPPLSRGVGGINLCPDLRVNCCDVFLGTAHKTPRVGFLFPGQAAPVYLNGGAWERRFPWLKEIYTQANLPREKDLKSTVIAQPAIITSAVVGLQVLEHLGITASIAVGHSLGELSALHWAGALNATSVINLARVRGQAMAENPTGMMASIAAPEQAVRQLLNGRVVVIASLNSPSQTVISGEVLGVNDVLEKAKVKGIKTVKLPVSHAFHSPLVSGAIQPLKEYLATIEISPLQKPVISTVTASFLSTHQDLRSLLVEQITAPVRFIDAATLAAKEVDLFIEVGSGEILSGLIGDFLSVPVMALDAGAKSLKGLLKAVAAAFVMGIPINHRALFEDRFTRPFNLHWQPKFLLNPCELAPSLSEKTVVSPNPSPEQTEKQKISATVSPLECIRQLVADKTELPLEAIRDDHRLLSDLHLNSITVGQLVAQAARHLGLSPPVSPTDYADATLAEIAQALENLASIGDVSKVEEIPTGVEAWIRIFSVEWVDTPLNHQLKDHSLSSNWQIIAPTDDPLIASLQQAFNLCEGSGVVVCLGPKRNFSDMDLLLEGCKKLLHSSNLEGKLVLVQHGGGAASFAKTFFLENPQITTCVVDVPVEVDPRQAAQWITSEAALGRGYCEAYYDPQGNRRSPVLRLLSLEDHPETISLDCKDVLLVTGGGKGIAAECALSLASDRGVRLALLGRSQPDTDPELEQNLSRIKALGIPVMYLSVDVTDPQGIKAAVSQIESQLGTITALIHAAGVNHPKLIKHLDKNDVLCTVAPKVVGLQNLLAAINADHLKVLITFGSIIARTGLPGEADYALANEWLGRDLEEFQHHYPHCRCLNLDWSVWSGVGMGQRLGRIESLIQQGITPIPPDTGISILRRLLNHRLPTPSVVVTGRFGTPPTLKIEQPPLPLLRFLEQPKVYYPGIELIVDVELSPQTDPYLNDHIYQGERIFPGVMGLEAMAQVATALISSWPGDSGDQITFEKVRFNRPIICEDQPLKIRIAAQRTENGQIEMALRSEQTQFSIDHFRAIYHVSSHHVRQKPTNHLSATECRQNSTPLNPQQHLYGQILFHQGRFQRLQQYQHLRATECIATLSRHQESWFSRYLPQDLILGDPGAKDAVIHALQACVPHATLLPVGIEKLIIYAFPSVETLIVAAQERQRIGDRFIYDLDVLTPDGMVLEHWEGLTLEIVQHRDSQIAWVANLLSPYLERKIKEVLPSADLRILVDQDETVDRRIRSDRSLQALTSKGVIITRRPDGKPEVNQKTSVSVAHAGNLTLAVAGSGAVACDVETVISRTTETWSDLLGTSKFALASALAASTGESLDVAALRVWAAYECLKKAGAMLNAPLMLSQTRADGVWLESGEMMIATFVISVQQQENPCIFAILVNHQDRKNEAFNQLEPAFSTPIELSLNF; from the coding sequence ATGATGTTAGTTAATACTTCCCAAGCTTCTACTGTTATTGCTATTGTGGGGATGGCTTGTTTGTATCCTGATGCGCGCTCCCCTCAAGAGTTATGGGAAAATGTTCTGTCTCAACGTCGCGCTTTTAGACAAATTCCTAAGATTAGATTATCGTTAGAGGATTATTTTAATAGTGATCGTTCTAGTGCTGATACCATTTATTCGAGCCAAGCGGCTGTCCTTGAAGGCTATGAATTTGATCGGCTTAAATTTAAGGTAGTGGGTGAGACTTTTCGGGCGGCTGATCTGGTTCATTGGTTAGCTTTAGATATAGCCGATCGCGCTTTAGCTGATGCGGGTTTTGTCGAGGGAAAAAATTTACCCAAAGAAACCACAGGGGTTTTATTAGGGAATACCTTAACGGGAGAATTTTCTCGGGCTAATACTCTCCGTCTGCGTTGGCCTTATGTCCGTCGTGTCGTAGAAGCACAACTGCTCAAACAGGGTTTATCCGCTCAAGAACGTCAGGATTTTTTGAGAGATTTAGAAATTAAATATAAAGAGCCTTTTTCAGAAATTGGTGCAGAATCTTTGGCGGGAAATTTATCTAATACCATTGCTGGACGGATCTGTAATTATTTTGATTTAAAAGGCGGCGGTTATGTGCTTGATGGGGCCTGTAGTTCTTCTTTATTAGCAGTGGCTAATGCTTGTTCTGCCCTGAGTGTTGGGGACCTGGATGTCGCTTTAGCCGGAGGAGTAGACCTCAGTTTAGATCCCTTTGAATTAGTGGGGTTTGCTAAAGCCGGGGCCTTAGCCCAACAAGAAATGCGGGTTTATGATGCTAAGTCTGAAGGGTTTATCCCGGGTGAAGGCTGCGGCTTTATGGTATTGATGAGATATGAGGATGCTTTAGCCCAAAATTGCCGCATTTATAGTTTAATTCGAGGTTGGGGCATCTCTTCCGATGGTCACGGGGGTATTACTCGACCTGAAGTCGACGGACAATTATTAGCCCTGCAACGCGCTTACCATAAAGCCGGTTTTGGGGCAGATACCGTTGCCTATTTTGAAGGACATGGTACGGGAACTGCCGTAGGAGACGCGACAGAATTACAAGTTCTCAGCCAAATTCGCAAGAGGAATGCTGTTTTACCGGCGGTAGTCGGTTCAATTAAAGCAAACATCGGACATACTAAAGCCGCCGCCGGTATCGCCGGACTCATTAAAGCCACTTTGGCATTGCACAGTCAAATGATCCCCCCAACAAGCGGCTCTCAAATTCCACATCCGTTATTAACTGAAAATCCTGCTGTAAAAACGCTTCAGGAAGGTCAACTGTGGCCAAGTTCTCAACCCTTACGGGCGGGAGTCAGTGCTATGGGGTTTGGCGGCATTAACACTCATATTGTTTTAGAAGGGTTAGCCAGTGTGCCCCGAACTCGAGTCACGCCTAGGGAAAGTCAACTGATAGCGGCTCCTCAAGATGCAGAATTGCTCTTGTTATCAGCACAAACCCTTGAGCAACTTCAAGAACAAGTTAGACACTTATTAACCATTGCGCCTCAATTATCTCATGCCGAAGTGGGAGACTTAGCGGCACAATTGGCCAAAACCCTTGATCCGAGTTTACCCTTACGAGCGGCAATGATCGCCAGTAACCCGCAGGAATTAACCGATCACTTAGAAAAAATAAGCTCACTTGAGCAATTGCCCCCCTTATCAAGAGGGGTTGGGGGGATCAATTTATGTCCTGACTTGAGAGTTAATTGTTGCGATGTTTTTCTCGGTACTGCCCATAAAACTCCTCGAGTGGGTTTCCTGTTTCCTGGACAAGCCGCCCCAGTGTACCTCAATGGTGGAGCATGGGAACGTCGTTTTCCCTGGCTAAAAGAGATCTACACTCAAGCGAACTTGCCTCGAGAAAAAGACCTAAAATCCACTGTAATTGCCCAACCTGCTATTATTACCTCGGCGGTGGTGGGGTTGCAAGTGTTAGAACATTTGGGAATCACTGCCTCAATAGCGGTCGGTCATAGTTTAGGGGAACTGAGCGCGTTACACTGGGCAGGGGCACTCAATGCAACTTCTGTGATTAATTTGGCTCGAGTTCGGGGTCAAGCGATGGCAGAAAACCCCACAGGGATGATGGCCAGCATAGCCGCCCCAGAACAGGCCGTCAGACAGTTGCTCAATGGCCGGGTTGTGGTGATAGCTAGTTTAAATTCTCCTTCTCAAACGGTTATCTCAGGAGAGGTATTAGGGGTTAATGATGTGCTTGAGAAAGCCAAGGTTAAAGGGATTAAAACAGTTAAATTGCCTGTCTCTCATGCTTTCCATTCTCCCTTAGTTTCTGGGGCTATTCAACCCCTGAAGGAGTATTTAGCCACAATAGAAATTTCTCCTCTGCAAAAACCGGTTATCTCTACGGTTACCGCTTCTTTTCTCTCCACTCATCAAGATTTGCGTTCGCTGTTGGTTGAACAAATTACCGCGCCAGTGCGTTTTATTGATGCCGCTACCTTAGCCGCCAAAGAGGTAGATTTATTCATTGAAGTGGGTTCCGGAGAGATTTTAAGCGGCTTGATCGGGGATTTTCTTTCTGTTCCCGTCATGGCCCTAGATGCCGGCGCTAAGTCTCTTAAAGGCTTATTAAAAGCGGTGGCGGCGGCTTTTGTGATGGGAATTCCCATTAATCATCGTGCCCTGTTTGAGGACCGTTTTACCCGTCCGTTTAACCTCCACTGGCAGCCGAAATTTTTGCTCAATCCTTGTGAGTTAGCCCCCTCTTTGAGCGAAAAGACCGTTGTTTCTCCCAACCCCTCTCCTGAGCAAACAGAGAAGCAAAAGATTTCTGCAACTGTGTCACCCCTTGAGTGCATACGTCAGTTAGTAGCAGACAAAACCGAACTCCCTCTAGAAGCCATTAGAGACGATCACCGGCTCCTGAGTGATTTACACTTGAATTCTATTACAGTAGGTCAATTAGTTGCTCAAGCGGCTCGTCATTTAGGGCTATCTCCGCCGGTTTCTCCTACTGACTATGCCGATGCAACCCTCGCTGAAATTGCTCAAGCCTTAGAAAATCTCGCCAGTATCGGGGATGTCTCCAAGGTTGAAGAGATTCCCACAGGGGTTGAGGCTTGGATTAGAATCTTTAGCGTTGAATGGGTGGATACTCCTCTCAATCATCAGCTAAAAGATCATTCTCTCTCCTCTAATTGGCAAATTATCGCTCCCACTGACGACCCTTTAATTGCATCCTTGCAACAAGCCTTTAATCTCTGCGAAGGTTCTGGGGTTGTGGTTTGTCTTGGGCCTAAGCGGAACTTTTCTGACATGGATCTGTTATTAGAAGGATGCAAAAAGCTGCTGCACTCATCAAATCTCGAGGGCAAATTGGTTTTGGTACAACATGGCGGTGGGGCTGCCTCTTTTGCGAAAACTTTCTTTTTAGAAAATCCTCAAATAACCACTTGTGTGGTGGATGTGCCGGTGGAGGTGGACCCTCGTCAAGCGGCTCAATGGATCACCTCGGAAGCGGCTTTAGGGCGTGGCTACTGTGAAGCTTATTATGATCCACAAGGCAACAGACGATCACCGGTTTTGCGGTTATTATCCCTCGAGGACCATCCTGAGACTATCTCCCTTGACTGCAAAGATGTTTTATTAGTCACTGGTGGGGGGAAAGGCATTGCCGCCGAATGTGCTTTATCCCTGGCTAGTGATCGCGGGGTTCGTTTAGCGTTACTGGGACGTTCCCAACCCGACACTGATCCAGAACTTGAGCAAAATCTTTCTCGGATCAAGGCTTTGGGTATTCCCGTGATGTATCTTTCTGTGGATGTTACCGATCCTCAAGGGATTAAGGCGGCTGTTAGTCAAATAGAATCCCAGTTGGGAACCATTACCGCCCTGATTCACGCTGCCGGGGTCAATCATCCTAAATTGATCAAACATCTTGACAAAAATGATGTTTTATGCACGGTAGCCCCCAAGGTAGTCGGACTGCAAAACCTACTCGCCGCGATTAATGCTGATCATCTGAAAGTATTAATTACCTTTGGGTCGATCATTGCACGGACGGGACTCCCTGGAGAAGCCGATTATGCTTTAGCCAATGAATGGCTAGGTCGTGATTTAGAAGAATTTCAGCATCACTATCCCCATTGTCGCTGTTTAAATCTGGATTGGTCGGTGTGGTCAGGAGTCGGGATGGGACAGCGTTTGGGACGTATAGAGAGCCTCATACAGCAGGGAATTACGCCGATTCCCCCTGATACGGGGATTTCTATCTTACGCCGCTTACTCAATCATCGCTTACCGACTCCTTCAGTGGTGGTAACCGGACGTTTTGGCACTCCTCCAACCCTAAAAATAGAACAGCCGCCATTACCCTTGCTGCGGTTCTTAGAACAGCCAAAAGTCTATTATCCAGGGATAGAATTAATCGTCGATGTAGAACTTTCTCCCCAGACAGACCCCTATCTCAACGATCATATCTATCAAGGAGAACGGATCTTTCCGGGAGTGATGGGACTAGAAGCAATGGCGCAAGTCGCTACAGCTTTAATATCCTCCTGGCCGGGGGATAGCGGGGATCAAATCACCTTTGAAAAAGTTCGATTTAACCGTCCCATCATCTGTGAGGACCAACCTTTAAAAATCCGCATTGCGGCACAACGAACCGAAAACGGACAAATTGAAATGGCCCTCCGTAGCGAACAAACTCAATTTAGCATCGATCACTTCCGGGCTATCTATCATGTATCCTCTCACCATGTCCGACAAAAACCGACAAATCATCTATCTGCTACAGAGTGCCGACAAAACTCAACCCCACTCAACCCCCAACAACACCTCTACGGACAAATCCTCTTTCATCAAGGCCGTTTTCAACGACTACAACAATACCAGCATTTACGCGCCACCGAATGTATCGCCACTCTTAGCCGCCACCAAGAGAGTTGGTTTAGCCGCTATCTTCCCCAAGACCTAATTTTAGGCGATCCAGGGGCAAAAGATGCAGTTATTCATGCTTTACAAGCTTGTGTTCCCCATGCCACCCTTTTACCTGTGGGGATTGAAAAATTAATCATTTATGCTTTCCCAAGCGTTGAGACACTGATCGTAGCCGCCCAGGAAAGACAGCGCATCGGAGATAGATTTATCTATGATCTCGATGTGCTTACCCCTGATGGTATGGTCTTAGAACACTGGGAAGGGTTAACCCTAGAAATTGTGCAGCATCGAGACTCTCAAATTGCCTGGGTTGCTAATTTACTCTCTCCCTATCTAGAACGTAAGATTAAGGAGGTTTTACCCTCTGCTGATCTGCGTATACTTGTGGATCAAGATGAAACCGTAGATCGACGCATCAGGAGTGATCGTTCTCTTCAAGCTTTAACCTCAAAAGGAGTGATTATTACCCGTCGTCCTGATGGAAAACCGGAAGTTAATCAAAAAACCTCAGTTTCGGTCGCCCATGCCGGCAATCTCACCTTGGCGGTGGCGGGTTCAGGTGCGGTGGCCTGTGATGTAGAAACGGTGATCTCTAGAACTACAGAGACTTGGAGTGATTTGTTGGGTACCTCTAAATTTGCTCTGGCCTCGGCCCTTGCGGCTTCTACTGGAGAGAGTTTAGATGTTGCCGCTTTAAGGGTTTGGGCGGCTTATGAGTGTTTAAAAAAAGCCGGGGCAATGCTGAATGCTCCCTTGATGTTGAGTCAAACTCGTGCTGATGGGGTGTGGTTGGAGTCGGGGGAAATGATGATCGCTACTTTTGTGATTTCGGTTCAACAGCAGGAAAACCCCTGTATTTTTGCGATTTTAGTCAACCACCAAGACCGGAAAAATGAGGCTTTTAATCAACTTGAACCGGCATTTTCAACCCCGATAGAACTATCATTAAACTTTTAA